A window of Trichoderma atroviride chromosome 3, complete sequence contains these coding sequences:
- a CDS encoding uncharacterized protein (EggNog:ENOG41~SECRETED:SignalP(1-20)) yields MKNVLAKVASAAIMLPLALAADGPMVPDYEVHLLLDPTVVLDSSFKLTPTVLSTFAMPTTVTKINVQYIDTVSEDLYNNGWSCRIRNIENESGFDLTYKWRLPVNNGDINGALNTAFNDGWNSGQGNYNAQIDWLYASQTLSIQRDYTASSKGYSGTDDPDEADSRSMLESNAPGMFDDWVSNNWGTDMLESGVIYGPVLTKRSVGTWDGVELDIEVWPIENASGTGIEYIVEASFKTDNYTFASDGRAELIALFQNEGWFLAESVSKEDLVMENYHPTS; encoded by the coding sequence ATGAAGAACGTATTGGCCAAGGTCGCATCTGCGGCCATTATGTTGCCTCTGGCATTGGCAGCCGATGGTCCCATGGTCCCTGATTATGAAGTCCATTTGCTGCTCGATCCTACCGTGGTTCTGGATTCCAGTTTCAAACTTACTCCTACGGTTCTTTCCACATTTGCGATGCCAACAACGGTTACAAAGATCAATGTGCAGTACATCGACACAGTTTCGGAAGATCTTTACAACaatggctggagctgccgcATCCGAAACATTGAGAATGAAAGCGGATTTGACCTCACATACAAGTGGCGTCTTCCGGTCAACAACGGAGATATCAATGGTGCTCTAAACACGGCCTTCAACGACGGCTGGAACTCTGGCCAGGGCAACTATAATGCGCAGATTGACTGGCTCTATGCCTCGCAAACTCTTTCTATCCAGCGGGATTACACGGCTTCATCAAAGGGCTACAGTGGCACGGACGACCCAGACGAGGCTGATTCGCGCAGCATGTTGGAATCAAACGCGCCAGGCATGTTTGATGATTGGGTATCTAACAATTGGGGTACTGATATGCTCGAGAGTGGTGTCATTTATGGCCCCGTTCTTACCAAGCGCTCAGTTGGCACATGGGACGGCGTTGAACTTGACATTGAGGTCTGGCCAATCGAAAATGCGAGCGGTACTGGAATCGAGTATATTGTTGAAGCTTCTTTCAAAACAGATAACTATACATTCGCGTCGGATGGTCGTGCTGAGCTAATAGCCTTGTTTCAGAACGAGGGTTGGTTCTTGGCGGAGAGTGTGTCAAAGGAGGACTTGGTTATGGAGAACTATCATCCGACATCATAA
- a CDS encoding uncharacterized protein (EggNog:ENOG41), translating to MKRAVGPLDKRKTVSRCQACAKRRIKCQGGFPCEYCNRTNKTCSPQAVATSTNLSGQFVAYAPRQQGAATAIALPIQIQSHDSEIYLNSFAELLHRCQFTKDFIHIGRDLLPLMHTSPALRDLGIAIGALDASRRVSTRTSLEHDLPQCVAYRSYSRSLQSLQLQLQTKGVGMGQDVAWTTFLLGLFELMAEPSGDGFAKHMLYGTSKVLQLAGLDAQQSTLQKRLLNAFRVLEANRAILYGDGTFLSKGKWSFNNRIRNKQAVVPDPMVDITKLMIQTSQFSKQLFQVVEDTPAEKRSNSPAIKALAREGTALDHRITIWNKDSLLQSAVADHFTQISFAYYYALQLFHCRNFTYYSCWETGTVPELSPLETNAYVAAIIDICDTIIRASNIPGVILLFPLRMAGAHDDFGHRSKILKLLQQIYNSGFAVAERIKVDLCDFWTFKGLEVSIEKNS from the exons ATGAAACGCGCTGTTGGCCCTTTAGATAAACGCAAGACAGTTTCTCGCTGCCAGGCTTGCGCGAAGAGGCGCATAAAG TGCCAAGGAGGGTTTCCTTGTGAATATTGCAATCGTACCAACAAAACATGCAGCCCACAAGCGGTGGCAACATCCACTAATCTCAGCGGACAGTTCGTGGCATACGCGCCACGACAACAAGGAGCGGCAACTGCTATCGCGTTACCAATACAGATACAGTCCCATGATAGCGAAATATATCTGAATAGCTTCGCAGAGTTACTTCACCGGTGCCAATTCACCAAAGATTTCATCCACATAGGGAGAGACCTGCTGCCTTTGATGCACACTTCGCCAGCACTGCGAGACTTGGGCATCGCAATCGGGGCGCTAGATGCTAGCAGACGAGTTTCAACCAGAACATCTCTCGAGCATGATTTGCCACAATGCGTCGCATATCGTTCCTATAGCCGTTCCCTACAGTCTCTCCAACTGCAGCTCCAGACAAAGGGTGTGGGTATGGGCCAGGACGTAGCGTGGACTACCTTTCTGCTGGGATTGTTTGAG TTAATGGCTGAACCATCAGGGGACGGATTCGCGAAACACATGCTCTATGGCACATCAAAGGTACTGCAGCTTGCTGGTCTGGACGCCCAACAGTCAACATTGCAGAAGAGATTGCTTAATGCATTTCGGGTGCTAGAAGCAAATAGAGCAATTCTATACGGAGACGGCACATTTTTGTCGAAGGGCAAGTGGAGCTTCAATAACAGAATCAGAAACAAGCAAGCTGTAGTTCCTGATCCTATGGTGGATATAACAAAGCTAATGATACAAACGTCACAATTCAGCAAGCA GCTTTTCCAAGTCGTTGAGGATACTCCCGCGGAGAAAAGATCCAACAGTCCTGCTATCAAAGCTCTGGCTCGCGAAGGAACCGCGTTAGATCATAGAATCACCATCTGGAACAAGGATAGCCTCTTACAGTCAGCCGTTGCAGATCACTTCACCCAAATCTCATTTGCGTATTATTacgctctccagctcttccactGCAGaaattttacttattattcCTGTTGGGAGACTGGGACAGTTCCCGAGTTAAGCCCGCTTGAAACAAACGCGTACGTTGCGGCAATCATAGATATATGCGATACAATCATTCGGGCTTCTAATATACCTGGAGTTATTCTCCTGTTTCCATTACGGATGGCAGGAGCACATGACGACTTTGGGCATAGAAGTAAGATTCTGAAACTCCTCCAGCAAATTTACAACAGTGGCTTTGCAGTGGCGGAGAGAATCAAGGTAGATTTATGCGATTTCTGGACATTCAAAGGTTTGGAGGTTTCGATCGAGAAGAATAGTTAA
- a CDS encoding uncharacterized protein (EggNog:ENOG41~SECRETED:SignalP(1-17)~CAZy:AA14.phmm) has protein sequence MLWSVPVALALASGANAHVAAFVKGMYCEGGPDPSNYNSNSNTPVNPLWDLPFEQWWMQADRGCDKAPPPGNASVELPAGGSFTVELAHNQAQTTLSFNGQFAGEWPDGQDHPENWSGPGNPPDCIQDDGAMHTQNQTMAAGSAWAISYNSDISQVNMENLVVFSVLEHTPWKRIATYEVPQDLPECPEGGCYCAWLWVPNGCGQPNMYMANYRCHVTGTSSTKKVAQAQVPVYCGNDSSKCLSGAKQMIAWNQASGNNVQVPNGASPAYGTNMGWTPGAQNDIFQ, from the exons ATGCTTTGGTCAGTCCCTGTTGCGCTGGCTCTCGCCTCCGGGGCCAATGCCCACGTTGCCGCCTTCGTCAAGGGCATGTACTGCGAG GGTGGCCCGGATCCTAGCAACTACAACTCAAACTCCAACACTCCTGTCAACCCTCTCTGGGACCTCCCGTTCGAGCAGTGGTGGATGCAAGCCGACCGTGGCTGCGACAAGGCACCTCCTCCCGGCAATGCCTCCGTTGAGCTGCCTGCAGGTGGCTCTTTCACTGTTGAGCTTGCCCACAACCAAGCCCAGACCACCCTGTCCTTCAACGGACAGTTTGCTGGAGAGTGGCCCGATGGACAGGACCACCCCGAGAACTGGTCTGGCCCTGGCAACCCTCCTGACTGCATTCAGGATGATGGTGCTATGCACACCCAGAACCAGACTATGGCTGCCGGCAGTGCTTGGGCCATCTCTTACAACTCCGACATCTCCCAGGTCAACATGGAGAACCTCGTAGTTTTCTCTGTTCTTGAGCA CACTCCTTGGAAGCGTATTGCTACCTACGAGGTCCCTCAGGATCTCCCTGAGTGCCCCGAGGGCGGTTGCTACTGCGCCTGGCTCTGGGTCCCCAACGGCTGTGGCCAGCCCAACATGTACATGGCCAACTACCGATGCCATGTCACCGGCACAAGCTCCACCAAGAAGGTTGCCCAGGCTCAGGTCCCCGTTTACTGCGGAAATGACTCATCCAAGTGCCTGTCCGGTGCTAAGCAGATGATTGCCTGGAACCAGGCTTCTGGTAACAACGTCCAGGTTCCCAACGGTGCTTCTCCCGCCTATGGCACCAACATGGGTTGGACTCCTGGTGCCCAGAACGACATCTTCCAGTAA
- a CDS encoding uncharacterized protein (EggNog:ENOG41~SECRETED:SignalP(1-26)) translates to MSMRKLFAATTLVVVAAAASVPKCAAFPSSMIEYSSGFKQPKPPLVQPEFTANFVQHKWDETLSHIMTGYIDNSPAKGMVRVNEAYDDAPASSVFNYANVTGDGLVDNVMTIYNGTTPYVWQGYVNSNYPIFQQDFLAKADAVFGGIVTRQFNGDVASWDIMYQGVIPVTVYVNSCNVIVGYDYFSPGRRTRVVTDFFNIQVQTGN, encoded by the exons ATGAGTATGAGAAAGCTTTTTGCCGCAACTACTCTTGTAGttgtcgccgccgcagccagtGTCCCGAAATGCGCTGCATTTCCTTCATCTATGATCGAGTACTCATCCGGCTtcaagcagccaaagccgcCTTTGGTACAGCCTGAGTTCACAGCAAACTTTGTTCAACACAAATG GGATGAAACACTCTCTCACATCATGACTGGATACATCGATAATTCTCCCGCCAAAGGCATGGTCCGCGTGAATGAGGCATACGATGATGCGCCAGCTTCGTCGGTGTTTAATTATGCAAACGTTACCGGTGATGGCCTGGTTGATAATGTCATGACCATCTATAATGGAACGACACCTTATGTCTGGCAAGGCTATGTTAATTCCAACTACCCCATTTTCCAACAAGATTTTCTTGCCAAAGCCGACGCAGTTTTCGGAGGGATTGTCACAAGGCAGTTCAACGGCGATGTGGCCTCT TGGGATATCATGTACCAAGGTGTTATTCCGGTGACAGTTTATGTGAACAGTTGCAATGTCATTGTTGGGTATGACTATTTTTCGCCTGGTAGGCGTACCCGAGTCGTTACCGACTTCTTCAACATCCAAGTTCAGACTGGAAATTGA